A portion of the Glycine max cultivar Williams 82 chromosome 10, Glycine_max_v4.0, whole genome shotgun sequence genome contains these proteins:
- the LOC100801471 gene encoding protein ALTERED PHOSPHATE STARVATION RESPONSE 1, giving the protein MGCVASKLEEEEEVVAICRERKRLLKQAVEKRYALAEAHCKYFHSLNAVAAAIKLFVARHSSPSSPFLITFPPPCPSSPSPPTENVITNPMFLQQTPSENKHQAIAACDSCISSTTSESSEEESEEKREGEEGEEGKGEEDQHQQQPCGYYCMPMTMSMSMSMSMSMPMPPSMPSPQRDFGWDFFYPLDSMRSEVMSGYHRNSDDDLRAVREEEGIPELEEEVEREEVQHKVVSVEENNSNNHNNKSNNEGAVEQVLSGVEAVKVVDVATENQGEQRGLAVLDTPAEGRELLEALKDIEDHFLKAYDSGKEVTRMLEANRTPLHSSLDEIKESSTKLILAITWKSISSRQSSCKSLMVPNVKNSSTRVEYKNDLFDDYGGMDSGSHLLTLGRLYAWEKKLFEEVKAGDSTRKNYEKKCTQLRSKNVRGDDLLSTDKTKTEVKDLYAGILVAIRRAESISKRIEKMRDEELQPQILELLKGLTQSWKIMLESHETQKKILSEVKYFTCATYGKFCNQSHGFATLQLEAQLQNWRDCFKEYTAAQKAYVEALHGWLSKFIVPEVEFYSRSKNVAMQYQVNGPPLLVICNDWLASLQKLPDKMVTVALKSVVKDVRTLWLQQNKEKQQKRKVDRLTRDLERRYSSASSHKVVETRMLEYHVTDRESEAGNDHHQEEEECMMEKSDHLETLRRKVEAEKEKHHSCMQETQRITLHGLQSGFSLVFESLTEFSKASQKMYNGLITYSENSDKVGNITYIEGGGCNVENCNGQ; this is encoded by the exons atgGGATGTGTTGCCTCCAAactagaggaagaagaagaagtggtGGCTATTTGTAGAGAGAGAAAGCGTCTTTTAAAGCAAGCTGTGGAGAAAAGATATGCACTTGCTGAGGCTCATTGTAAGTATTTTCACTCTCTGAATGCAGTAGCTGCGGCCATTAAGCTCTTTGTTGCACGCCACTCTTCACCTTCATCACCTTTCCTCATAACTTTCCCTCCTCCTTgcccttcttctccttctccacCTACTGAGAATGTCATTACGAACCCCATGTTCCTCCAGCAGACACCCtcagaaaacaagcatcaagcGATTGCTGCTTGTGACTCATGCATCTCTTCAACAACCTCCGAGTCTTCTGAGGAAGAGAGTGAAGAAAAAAGGGAAGGAGAGGAGGGTGAAGAAGGTAAGGGAGAAGAAGaccaacatcaacaacaaccaTGTGGGTACTATTGCATGCCTATGACTATGTCCATGTCCATGTCCATGTCCATGTCTATGCCTATGCCACCTTCAATGCCATCCCCTCAGAGAGATTTTGGATGGGACTTCTTCTACCCTTTGGACAGTATGAGGAGTGAGGTCATGAGTGGCTACCACAGGAACTCAGATGATGATTTAAGGGCAGTAAGAGAGGAGGAGGGGATTCCTGAATTAGAGGAAGAAGTGGAGAGAGAAGAGGTTCAGCACAAAGTGGTGAGTGTTGAAGAGAATAATagcaataatcataataataagagTAATAACGAAGGTGCTGTTGAGCAAGTGTTGAGTGGTGTTGAAGCAGTTAAGGTGGTTGATGTGGCCACTGAAAACCAAGGGGAGCAAAGGGGGCTTGCAGTTCTTGATACACCAGCAGAGGGGAGAGAGTTGCTTGAAGCTTTGAAAGACATTGAGGACCATTTTCTCAAGGCTTACGATTCTGGTAAGGAGGTAACCAGAATGCTGGAAGCTAATAGAACCCCCCTTCATTCTagtttggatgaaataaaag AAAGTTCGACTAAACTCATTCTTGCAATAACATGGAAGTCCATTTCATCTAGGCAATCATCATGCAAGAGTCTTATGGTTCCAAATGTGAAAAATTCTTCAACTCGGGTGGAATATAAAAATGATCTGTTTGATGATTATGGAGGAATGGATTCGGGAAGTCATTTATTAACCTTAGGAAGGTTATATGCATGGGAAAAGAAACTGTTTGAGGAGGTTAAG GCTGGAGATAGCACACGGAAAAATTacgaaaaaaaatgcacacagtTGAGAAGTAAGAATGTTAGAGGAGATGATCTACTAAGCACAGACAAAACTAAAACTGAAGTGAAAGATCTATATGCTGGGATCTTGGTTGCAATTCGGCGTGCAGAGTCAATCTCAAAGAGAATTGAGAAAATGAGAGATGAAGAATTACAACCTCAAATTCTTGAACTGTTAAAAGG CCTGACTCAGTCATGGAAAATCATGTTGGAGTCCCATGAAACCCAGAAGAAGATTCTATCTGAAGTCAAATACTTCACATGCGCCACGTATGGTAAATTCTGCAACCAATCTCATGGATTTGCAACTCTTCAGCTCGAAGCTCAGCTTCAAAATTGGCGGGACTGCTTCAAAGAGTACACCGCAGCGCAAAAGGCATATGTTGAAGCTCTCCATGGATGGCTGAGTAAGTTCATAGTCCCTGAAGTTGAGTTTTACTCAAGAAGCAAAAATGTTGCAATGCAATACCAAGTCAACGGGCCACCGCTGCTTGTGATATGCAACGACTGGTTAGCTTCGCTGCAAAAGTTACCCGATAAAATGGTAACAGTTGCATTGAAAAGTGTAGTGAAGGATGTTAGAACTTTGTGGCTTCAGCAAAACAAAGAGAAACAGCAGAAAAGGAAGGTAGATAGGTTAACAAGAGATTTGGAGAGAAGGTATTCTTCAGCATCATCGCATAAAGTGGTGGAGACTAGGATGCTCGAGTATCACGTCACGGACCGCGAATCAGAGGCCGGAAATGATCATCATCAAGAGGAGGAGGAGTGCATGATGGAGAAGAGTGATCATTTGGAGACACTGAGGAGAAAAGTGGAGGCGGAGAAGGAGAAGCACCACAGTTGCATGCAAGAAACACAGAGGATCACCTTACATGGATTGCAATCTGGGTTTTCTCTAGTGTTTGAATCATTGACAGAGTTCTCCAAAGCATCACAAAAAATGTACAATGGCCTTATAACTTATAGTGAAAACAGTGACAAGGTTGGGAACATTACGTATATAGAGGGTGGTGGCTGCAATGTTGAAAATTGCAACGGACAATAG
- the LOC100790896 gene encoding protein CHAPERONE-LIKE PROTEIN OF POR1, chloroplastic, producing MAAATLSVRPDRLSPGAAFPRPPVQPPLRKPIAAPEPWRAVPPRIRIRTVAPVQASSRADDSAPFEMSVENALKLLGVSEGASFDDILRAKNAIVANCNDDQDAIAQVEAAYDMLLMQSLTQRRAGKVVNSSVRYADVKRVKSPAGGSMPQWLKNSPVSIESPSTSDLGLQAGVYGVLMGLTYLNGASAPAAGYAGADVPGLLLAGSFGASLYFMTKKNVKLGKATVITIGGLVAGAVVGSAVENWLQVDIVPFLGIHSPAAVVSEIIIISQFLVSLYLR from the exons ATGGCAGCAGCCACTCTCTCCGTTCGTCCCGACCGTCTCTCGCCCGGTGCGGCGTTTCCCAGACCGCCGGTTCAGCCTCCGCTGCGAAAACCAATCGCGGCGCCCGAGCCGTGGCGCGCCGTGCCGCCACGTATACGCATCAGGACGGTGGCGCCGGTCCAGGCGAGCTCGCGCGCCGATGACTCCGCGCCGTTCGAGATGTCGGTGGAGAACGCGCTGAAGCTGCTGGGCGTGTCGGAGGGCGCTTCCTTCGACGACATACTCCGCGCCAAAAACGCAATCGTTGCCAATTGCAACGATGACCAAGATGCCATTGCGCAg GTTGAAGCTGCATACGACATGTTGCTTATGCAGAGCCTAACTCAGCGTCGGGCAGGGAAAGTAGTGAACAGTAGTGTTCGTTATGCTGATGTCAAACGTGTTAAGTCCCCAGCTGGGGGATCAATGCCTCAATGGTTGAAGAATTCACCTGTATCTATTGAGTCACCTTCCACTAGTGATTTGGGTTTACAAGCTGGAGTGTATGGTGTATTGATGGGTTTAACTTATCTTAATGGGGCTTCTGCACCCGCCGCAGGTTATGCTGGGGCTGATGTTCCTGGACTCCTCTTGGCTGGTAGCTTTGGAGCTTCCCTGTACTTCATGACCAAAAAGAATGTTAAGTTAG GGAAGGCCACTGTCATAACCATAGGAGGGCTCGTAGCTGGTGCCGTTGTAGGGTCAGCTGTAGAGAACTGGTTGCAGGTAGATATAGTCCCATTCCTGGGCATACACTCCCCTGCTGCTGTTGTTAGTGAAATCATTATTATATCTCAATTTTTGGTTTCTCTGTACCTAAGGTAA
- the LOC100791429 gene encoding V-type proton ATPase subunit B 2, with protein sequence MGVAENIPDMEEGTLEIGMEYRTVSGVAGPLVILDKVKGPKFQEIVNIRLGDGTTRRGQVLEVDGEKAVVQVFEGTSGIDNKFTTVQFTGEVLKTPVSLDMLGRIFNGSGKPIDNGPPILPEAYLDISGSSINPSERTYPEEMIQTGISTIDVMNSIARGQKIPLFSAAGLPHNEIAAQICRQAGLVKRLEKSDNLLEGGEEDNFAIVFAAMGVNMETAQFFKRDFEENGSMERVTLFLNLANDPTIERIITPRIALTTAEYLAYECGKHVLVILTDMSSYADALREVSAAREEVPGRRGYPGYMYTDLATIYERAGRIEGRKGSITQIPILTMPNDDITHPTPDLTGYITEGQIYIDRQLYNRQIYPPINVLPSLSRLMKSAIGEGMTRKDHSDVSNQLYANYAIGKDVQAMKAVVGEEALSSEDLLYLEFLEKFERKFVAQGAYDTRNIFQSLDLAWTLLRIFPRELLHRIPAKTLDQFYSRDAGN encoded by the exons ATGGGTGTGGCTGAGAACATTCCCGATATGGAGGAGGGTACCTTGGAGATTGGAATGG AATACAGAACTGTATCTGGAGTTGCTGGACCATTGGTCATTCTTGACAAAGTTAAG GGACCCAAATTTCAAGAGATTGTTAATATTCGTTTAGGAGATGGAACTACTCGGCGTGGACAAGTTCTAGAGGTTGATGGTGAAAAAGCTGTTGTTCAG GTATTTGAAGGTACATCTGGAATCGACAATAAATTTACGACTGTGCAATTTACTGGAGAG GTGTTAAAAACTCCTGTCTCACTAGACATGCTTGGACGCATATTTAATGGCTCTGGAAAACCAATTGATAATGGTCCACCAATTTTACCTGAGGCTTACCTGGATATTTCTG GAAGTTCCATCAATCCTAGTGAGCGAACCTACCCTGAGGAGATGATACAGACTGGAATATCTACAATTGATGTCATGAATTCTATTGCTAGAGGTCAAAAGATCCCTCTATTCTCAGCAGCCGGTCTCCCCCATAATGAAATCGCTGCACAGATCTGTCGTCAGGCTGGCTTAGTCAAGCGACTAGAGAAATCTGATAATCTTCTTGAG GGTGGAGAAGAGGACAATTTTGCTATTGTATTTGCAGCTATGGGAGTTAACATGGAGACTGCACAGTTTTTCAAACGTGACTTTGAGGAGAATGGATCAATGGAGAGAGTGACTCTTTTCCTTAATTTG GCAAATGATCCTACAATTGAACGTATTATCACTCCTCGTATTGCTCTTACTACTGCTGAATATTTGGCTTATGAATGTGGCAAGCATGTTCTTGTGATACTCACAGATATGAGTTCTTATGCTGATGCTCTTCGTGAG GTATCTGCTGCCCGAGAAGAAGTGCCAGGAAGACGTGGTTATCCTGGATATATGTATACAGATCTTGCAACAATTTATGAACGAGCTGGGAGAATTGAGGGGCGTAAAGGCTCTATTACACAAATTCCAATTCTAACCATGCCCAATGATG ATATTACGCACCCAACTCCTGATCTAACAGGATATATCACTGAGGGGCAGATATACATCGACAGGCAGCTGTATAATAGACAG ATATACCCACCAATCAATGTCCTCCCGTCACTATCTCGGTTGATGAAG AGTGCTATTGGTGAGGGAATGACTAGAAAGGATCATTCTGATGTGTCCAACCAG ctCTACGCAAATTATGCTATCGGAAAGGATGTGCAGGCAATGAAAGCAGTGGTTGGAGAAGAAGCACTTTCATCTGAGGACCTG CTGTATCTGGAATTTTTGGAGAAGTTTGAGAGAAAGTTTGTTGCCCAGGGAGCTTATGACACCCGCAATATATTCCAGTCACTAGATCTTGCATGGACTTTACTCCGGATTTTCCCCCGTGAACTTCTTCATCGTATACCTGCCAAGACTCTTGACCAGTTTTATAGCCGAGATGCTGGCAATTGA
- the LOC100792837 gene encoding transportin-1, translating to MAAPTPSWQPQEQGFKEICGLLEQQISHSSSADKAQIWQHLQRYSHLPDFNNYLAFIFSRAEGKSVEVRQAAGLYLKNNLRNMFKSMQPAYQQYVKSELLPCLGAADKHIRSTAGTIISVVVQIEGVVGWPELLQALVSCLDSNDLNHMEGAMDALSKICEDIPQYLDSDVPGLAERPINIFLPRLFRFFQSPHASLRKLSLGSVNQYIMLMPSALYVSMDQYLQGLFILANDPVAEVRKLVCAAFVQLIEVRPSFLEPHLRNVIEYMLQVNKDTDDEVALEACEFWSAYCDAQLPPENLREFLPRLIPVLLSNMAYADDDESVIEAEEDGSQPDRDQDLKPRFHVSRFHGSDEVEDDDDDVVNTWNLRKCSAAALDILSNVFGDEILPTLMPIVQAKLSAGGDDAWKDREAAVLALGAIGEGCINGLYPHLLEIVAFLVPLLDDKFPLIRSISCWTLSRFSKFIIQGIGHPKGYEQFDNVLMGLLRRILDDNKRVQEAACSAFATLEEEAAEELAPRLEIILKHLMTAFGKYQRRNLRIVYDAIGTLAEAVGGELNQPVYLDILMPPLIEKWQQLSNSDKDLFPLLECFTSISHALGTGFTQFAEPVFRRCINIIQTQQFAKADPAATTGVQYDKEFIVCSLDLLSGLAEGLGSGIESLVAQCSLRDLLLHCCVDDAPDVRQSAFALLGDLARVCSVHLDSRLSEFLEAAAKQLEISKVKEAISVANNACWAIGELAVKVHQEISPVVLTVISCLVPILQHAEGLNKSLIENSAITLGRLAWVCPELVSPHMEHFMQSWCTALSMIRDDVEKEDAFRGLCAMVKANPSGALSSLVCMCKAIASWHEIRSEDLHNEVCQVLHGYKQMLRNGAWDQCMSALEPPVKEKLSKYQV from the exons ATGGCGGCGCCGACTCCATCGTGGCAGCCTCAGGAGCAAGGGTTCAAGGAGATCTGCGGCCTCCTTGAGCAGCAGATTTCGCATTCTTCTTCCGCCGATAAGGCTCAGATTTGGCAACACCTTCAGCGCTACTCGCACCTCCCTGACTTCAACAATTACCTCGCCTTCATCTTCTCCCGTGCCGAG ggaaaatcagtggAGGTTCGGCAGGCTGCGGGGTTATATCTGAAGAATAACCTCAGAAACATGTTCAAATCTATGCAGCCTGCATACCAACAGTATGTGAAATCAGAGTTGCTGCCTTGTCTTGGTGCAGCAGATAAGCACATAAGGTCTACGGCAGGAACTATTATTAGTGTTGTTGTTCAAATAGAAGGAGTTGTTGGGTGGCCTGAATTGTTGCAAGCCCTCGTAAGTTGCTTGGATAGTAATGATCTAAATCACATGGAAGGTGCTATGGATGCGTTATCCAAG ATCTGTGAGGATATTCCTCAATATCTTGACTCTGATGTACCAGGGTTAGCAGAACGCCCTATTAACATATTTCTTCCCAGATTGTTTCGG ttTTTCCAATCTCCTCATGCTTCATTGAGAAAGCTATCATTGGGTTCTGTAAATCAATACATTATGTTAATGCCTTCT GCCTTATATGTATCCATGGATCAATATCTTCAAGGTTTGTTTATTCTCGCTAATGACCCTGTTGCTGAAGTACGGAAGTTG GTTTGTGCAGCATTTGTTCAGCTAATTGAAGTCCGCCCATCTTTCTTGGAG CCACATTTACGGAATGTGATTGAATACATGTTACAAGTCAACAAGGATACAGATGATGAAGTAGCCCTTGAAGCCTGTGAATTTTG GTCTGCTTATTGTGATGCTCAACTGCCACCTGAAAACTTAAGAGAATTCTTGCCCCGTCTTATTCCA GTATTGTTGTCAAACATGGCTTATgcagatgatgatgaatcaGTTATTGAAGCTGAG GAAGATGGTTCTCAACCTGATCGAGATCag GATCTTAAACCTCGATTTCACGTATCAAGGTTTCATGGATCGGATGAAGTAGAAGACGAT GATGACGATGTTGTCAACACATGGAATTTACGGAAATGCAGTGCAGCTGCTCTTGATATTCTTTCAAATGTGTTTGGAGATGAGATCCTTCCGACTCTTATGCCTATTGTTCAG GCTAAGTTGTCTGCTGGTGGGGATGATGCTTGGAAAGATAGGGAAGCTGCTGTCTTGGCTCTTGGTGCTATAGGTGAAGGTTGCATCAATGGTCTTTATCCGCATCTGTTGGAG ATTGTGGCATTTCTTGTCCCTCTTCTTGATGATAAGTTTCCTCTGATACGAAGTATTTCATGCTGGACACTATCACGATTTAGCAAATTTATTATTCAG GGTATTGGGCATCCGAAAGGCTATGAACAGTTTGATAATGTTCTTATGGGTCTTCTACGAAGAATTTTGGATGATAATAAGCGGGTTCAAGAGGCTGCTTGTTCAGCTTTTGCAACGCTGGAAGAG GAGGCTGCTGAAGAGTTGGCACCACGCTTGGAAATTATACTAAAGCACCTAATGACTGCATTTGGGAAATATCAG AGACGAAACCTCAGAATTGTATATGATGCTATTGGAACTCTAGCTGAAGCTGTTGGAGGAGAGCTGAATCAG CCTGTTTATCTTGACATTCTCATGCCACCATTAATTGAGAAATGGCAGCAACTTTCAAATTCAGACAAAGATCTTTTTCCACTCCTGGAATGCTTTACATCTATATCACAT GCTCTGGGTACTGGTTTCACTCAATTTGCTGAACCTGTATTTAGGAGGTGCATAAATATAATCCAGACCCAACAATTTGCTAAG GCTGATCCTGCCGCCACCACAGGGGTTCAGTATGACAAGGAGTTTATTGTATGCTCTCTTGATTTGCTTTCTGGACTAGCAGAGGGTCTTGGCAGTGGGATAGAGAGTTTG GTTGCACAATGTTCTTTGAGGGACCTACTTCTGCATTGTTGTGTGGATGATGCTCCTGATGTAAGACAAAGTGCCTTTGCCTTACTTGGAGACCTTGCGCGA GTGTGCTCGGTTCATTTGGACTCTCGTTTGTCTGAGTTTCTTGAGGCTGCAGCCAAACAACTG GAGATTTCTAAGGTAAAGGAGGCTATTTCAGTAGCAAATAATGCATGCTGGGCAATTGGAGAATTAGCAGTTAAG gTTCATCAAGAAATTTCTCCTGTTGTTTTAACTGTAATTTCATGCCTGGTCCCAATTCTTCAGCATGCGGAG GGACTCAACAAGTCGCTTATAGAAAATAGTGCAATAACACTGGGGAGGCTTGCATGGGTCTGTCCGGAGCTTGTATCACCACATATGGAGCATTTCATGCAATCTTGGTGCACTGCTTTGTCAAT
- the LOC100792307 gene encoding dnaJ homolog subfamily C member 17, producing the protein MEAEIDHYAVLGLPSGEEGAKLTDKEINKAYRWKALELHPDKRPDDANAAANFQQLRTSYDILRDDKARKLFDDLLRVKRDRELRNSQRDGKRRKMVSDLERRERDANAPDPAAKEREEEARIARQLKEEIARIRAMHGKKEEAAVKPAAKKKESGGGGGGGGVDQEKVLKVSWEKVGEDYAADKLRELFSKFGAVEDVVIKGSKKKGSALVVMATKEGAVSATGSVIGHLANPLLVLPLKPATVADSSSVPKSAETTRMSNLVGAGYQAFEDSVLKKLQKAAEKQR; encoded by the exons ATGGAGGCAGAGATCGATCACTACGCGGTGCTAGGGTTACCGTCCGGCGAAGAAGGCGCGAAGCTAACGGACAAAGAAATCAACAAGGCCTACCGATGGAAGGCTCTCGAATTGCACCCTGACAAGAGGCCCGACGACGCCAACGCCGCCGCTAACTTCCAACAACTCCGCACCTCGTACGACATCCTCAGGGACGACAAGGCCCGCAAGTTGTTCGACGACCTCTTGCGCGTCAAGCGCGACCGCGAGCTCCGCAATTCGCAGCGCGACGGAAAGCGCCGCAAGATGGTCTCCGATCTCGAGCGCCGGGAGCGCGACGCCAACGCCCCCGATCCCGCCGCGAAGGAACGCGAAGAGGAGGCCAGGATCGCGAGGCAGCTCAAGGAGGAGATTGCGAGGATTCGTGCTATGCACGGGAAGAAGGAGGAGGCGGCGGTGAAGCCGGCGGCGAAGAAGAAGGAGAGTGGCGGTGGTGGTGGGGGAGGTGGAGTGGATCAAGAGAAGGTTCTGAAGGTTTCGTGGGAGAAGGTGGGTGAGGATTATGCGGCTGATAAGTTGAGGGAATTGTTCTCCAAGTTTGGTGCAGTGGAAGATGTTGTCATCAAAGGGAGTAAGAAGAAGGGTTCTGCTCTTGTTGTTATGGCCACTAAAGAAGGAGCT GTTTCTGCTACTGGGAGTGTGATTGGCCATCTTGCTAATCCGTTGCTGGTTTTACCTCTTAAACCAGCAACTGTGGCGGATTCTTCGAGTGTTCCAAAATCTGCTGAAACCACCAGGATGAGTAATCTGGTCGGTGCCGGGTATCAAGCTTTTGAGGATTCTGTTCTGAAGAAACTGCAAAAG GCTGCGGAAAAGCAAAGATGA